The Dromaius novaehollandiae isolate bDroNov1 chromosome 5, bDroNov1.hap1, whole genome shotgun sequence genome window below encodes:
- the RHOD gene encoding rho-related GTP-binding protein RhoD isoform X2 translates to MQQAPEGHSPARGPPAEAKETEIKAVIVGDGGCGKTSLLMVFARGDFPKEDYDRLRPLSYSDANVILMCFDVTNPSSYDNILTKWYPEVNHFCKGVPVVLVGCKTDLRKDRAVLRRLHEDRLEPITYQKGEAMARLVHAASYFECSAKYQENISAIFAAACSAALRAARRTQRRRRPKQGCVLC, encoded by the exons ATGCAGCAGGCACCTGAGGGGcacagcccagcccggggcccccCAGCCGAGGCCAAGGAGACGGAGATCAAAGCTGTCATCGTCGGGGATGGGGGCTGCGGGAAGACGTCACTGCTCATGGTCTTTGCCAGAGGGGACTTCCCCAAG GAAGACTACGACAGGCTTCGCCCGCTGTCTTACTCAGACGCCAATGTTATCCTTATGTGCTTTGATGTCACCAACCCCAGCAGCTATGACAACATCCTAACAAAG TGGTACCCAGAGGTGAACCACTTCTGCAAGGGTGTCCCCGTGGTGCTGGTGGGCTGCAAGACCGACCTGCGGAAGGACCGGGCCGTGCTGCGCAGGCTCCATGAGGACCGCCTGGAGCCCATCACCTACCAGAAG GGGGAGGCCATGGCGCGGCTGGTCCATGCAGCATCCTACTTCGAGTGCTCGGCCAAGTACCAGGAGAACATCTCGGCCATCTTCGCAGCGGCCTGCAGCGCCGCGCTCAGGGCCGCACGGAGGACCCAGCGCCGGAGGCGACCCAAGCAGGGCTGCGTGCTCTGCTGA
- the RHOD gene encoding rho-related GTP-binding protein RhoD isoform X1: MQQAPEGHSPARGPPAEAKETEIKAVIVGDGGCGKTSLLMVFARGDFPKVYVPTVFEKYTASFQVGSKPVKIHLWDTAGQEDYDRLRPLSYSDANVILMCFDVTNPSSYDNILTKWYPEVNHFCKGVPVVLVGCKTDLRKDRAVLRRLHEDRLEPITYQKGEAMARLVHAASYFECSAKYQENISAIFAAACSAALRAARRTQRRRRPKQGCVLC, from the exons ATGCAGCAGGCACCTGAGGGGcacagcccagcccggggcccccCAGCCGAGGCCAAGGAGACGGAGATCAAAGCTGTCATCGTCGGGGATGGGGGCTGCGGGAAGACGTCACTGCTCATGGTCTTTGCCAGAGGGGACTTCCCCAAG GTCTACGTCCCCACGGTGTTCGAGAAGTACACGGCCTCCTTCCAGGTTGGCAGCAAGCCTGTGAAAATCCACCTCTGGGACACAGCAG GACAGGAAGACTACGACAGGCTTCGCCCGCTGTCTTACTCAGACGCCAATGTTATCCTTATGTGCTTTGATGTCACCAACCCCAGCAGCTATGACAACATCCTAACAAAG TGGTACCCAGAGGTGAACCACTTCTGCAAGGGTGTCCCCGTGGTGCTGGTGGGCTGCAAGACCGACCTGCGGAAGGACCGGGCCGTGCTGCGCAGGCTCCATGAGGACCGCCTGGAGCCCATCACCTACCAGAAG GGGGAGGCCATGGCGCGGCTGGTCCATGCAGCATCCTACTTCGAGTGCTCGGCCAAGTACCAGGAGAACATCTCGGCCATCTTCGCAGCGGCCTGCAGCGCCGCGCTCAGGGCCGCACGGAGGACCCAGCGCCGGAGGCGACCCAAGCAGGGCTGCGTGCTCTGCTGA
- the LOC112988609 gene encoding mas-related G-protein coupled receptor member H-like, with protein sequence MELNHTYLLPAQPTLADDGDYKCVIDVSDVALDGVTLLICLCGLVGNGAVLWLLSFCIRRNPFTVYILNLAFADFIFLLFMLISALLYIVDNISCSTSEFLNYLRSLLLLSLFAYNIGLYLLTAISIERCVSVLCPLWYRCRRPEHLSAIVCALLWALSISVIAAVTFLCMSRQHEHCQLALISMCVLTFLIFALPMVISNVILFIKILCGSQQRQPRRLYIVIFLTVLFFLVFVVPLSTWSFLQQVNYVVGQSQIVFLLVCINSSINPFIYFLVGSYKRHFSLVSLKVAFQRVFEETVVTTISS encoded by the coding sequence ATGGAGCTGAACCACACGTACCTGCTGCCTGCACAACCCACGCTAGCGGATGATGGAGATTACAAATGTGTGATAGATGTCTCTGATGTGGCCCTGGATGGTGTCacgctgctcatctgcctgtgcggtCTGGTGGGGAATGGGGCTGTCCTCTGGCTCCTCAGCTTCTGCATCCGCAGGAATCCCTTCACCGTCTACATCCTCAACCTAGCCTTTGCAGacttcatcttcctcctcttcatgcTCATCTCAGCCCTGTTATACATCGTGGATAACATCTCCTGCTCCACTTCAGAGTTTCTGAACTACCTGCGGTCACTTTTGCTGCTGTCTCTCTTTGCCTACAACATTGGCTTGTATCTCCTGACAGCCATCAGCATAGAGAGGTGTGTGTCCGTCCTGTGCCCACTCTGGTATCGCTGCCGCCGCCCCGAGCACTTGTCAGCCATTGTGTGTGCCCTGCTCTGGGCTCTCTCCATCTCTGTAATTGCTGCAGTGACTTTTCTCTGCATGTCTCGCCAACATGAGCATTGCCAGCTGGCTCTCATCTCCATGTGTGTCCTCACTTTCCTTATTTTTGCCCTACCCATGGTCATTTCCAATGTGATCCTCTTCATTAAGATCCTGTGTGGCTCCCAGCAACGTCAACCCAGGAGGCTCTACATCGTTATCTTCCTCACAGTCCTCTTCTTTCTCGTCTTTGTGGTTCCTCTCAGCACCTGGAGCTTCCTACAGCAGGTTAACTATGTTGTTGGCCAGTCCCAGATTGTTTTCTTGCTCGTCTGTATCAACAGCAGCATCAACCCGTTTATCTACTTCCTAGTGGGGAGCTACAAGAGGCATTTCTCCTTGGTCTCCTTGAAGGTTGCCTTCCAGAGGGTCTTTGAGGAAACGGTGGTTACCACCATCTCCAGCTAA
- the LOC112988633 gene encoding mas-related G-protein coupled receptor member H-like isoform X1, producing MELNHTYLLPAQPTLADDGDYKCVIDVSDVALDGVTLLICLCGLVGNGAVLWLLSFCIRRNSFTIYILNLAFADFIFLLFMLISALLYIVDNISCSTSEFLNYLRSLLLLSLFAYNMGLYLLTAISIERCVSVLCTNSHHCHRPKHLSAIVCALLWALSISVIAAVTFLCMSRQHEHCQLALTSMYVLNFLIFAPPMVLFSTILFIKVRCNSQHHHSGKLYIVIFLTVLFFLLFALPLSIWNFLQQFNYIVGQSQIVFLLVCINSSINPFIYFLVGSYKRHFSMVSLKVSFQRVFEELGDNTACSEDTTMDTLAPVC from the coding sequence ATGGAGCTGAACCACACGTACCTGCTGCCTGCACAGCCCACACTAGCGGACGATGGAGATTACAAATGTGTGATAGATGTCTCTGATGTGGCCCTGGATGGTGTCacgctgctcatctgcctgtgcggtCTGGTGGGGAATGGGGCCGTCCTCTGGCTCCTCAGCTTCTGCATCCGCAGAAATTCCTTCACCATCTACATCCTCAACCTAGCCTTTGCAGacttcatcttcctcctcttcatgcTCATCTCAGCCCTGTTATACATCGTGGATAACATCTCCTGCTCCACTTCAGAGTTTCTGAACTACCTGCGGTCACTTTTGCTGCTGTCTCTCTTTGCCTACAACATGGGCTTGTATCTCCTGACAGCCATCAGCATAGAGAGGTGTGTGTCCGTCCTATGTACTAACAGCCATCACTGCCACCGCCCCAAGCACTTGTCAGCCATTGTGTGTGCCCTGCTCTGGGCTCTCTCCATCTCTGTAATTGCTGCAGTGACTTTTCTCTGCATGTCTCGCCAACATGAGCATTGCCAGCTGGCTCTCACCTCCATGTATGTCCTCAATTTCCTCATCTTTGCTCCACCCATGGTCCTCTTCAGCACAATCCTGTTCATTAAGGTCCGATGCAACTCCCAGCACCATCACTCTGGGAAGCTCTACATCGTTATCTTCCTCACagtcctcttctttctcctttttgctctTCCCCTCAGCATCTGGAACTTCCTACAGCAGTTCAACTACATTGTTGGCCAGTCCCAGATTGTTTTCTTGCTCGTCTGTATCAACAGCAGCATCAACCCGTTTATCTACTTCCTGGTGGGGAGCTACAAGAGGCACTTCTCCATGGTCTCTTTGAAGGTTTCCTTCCAGAGGGTCTTTGAGGAGCTGGGAGATAACACAGCATGCAGTGAAGATACTACAATGGACACACTAGCCCCAGTCTGTTAA
- the LOC112988633 gene encoding mas-related G-protein coupled receptor member F-like isoform X2, whose product MELNHTYLLPAQPTLADDGDYKCVIDVSDVALDGVTLLICLCGLVGNGAVLWLLSFCIRRNSFTIYILNLAFADFIFLLFMLISALLYIVDNISCSTSEFLNYLRSLLLLSLFAYNMGLYLLTAISIESIWNFLQQFNYIVGQSQIVFLLVCINSSINPFIYFLVGSYKRHFSMVSLKVSFQRVFEELGDNTACSEDTTMDTLAPVC is encoded by the exons ATGGAGCTGAACCACACGTACCTGCTGCCTGCACAGCCCACACTAGCGGACGATGGAGATTACAAATGTGTGATAGATGTCTCTGATGTGGCCCTGGATGGTGTCacgctgctcatctgcctgtgcggtCTGGTGGGGAATGGGGCCGTCCTCTGGCTCCTCAGCTTCTGCATCCGCAGAAATTCCTTCACCATCTACATCCTCAACCTAGCCTTTGCAGacttcatcttcctcctcttcatgcTCATCTCAGCCCTGTTATACATCGTGGATAACATCTCCTGCTCCACTTCAGAGTTTCTGAACTACCTGCGGTCACTTTTGCTGCTGTCTCTCTTTGCCTACAACATGGGCTTGTATCTCCTGACAGCCATCAGCATAGAGAG CATCTGGAACTTCCTACAGCAGTTCAACTACATTGTTGGCCAGTCCCAGATTGTTTTCTTGCTCGTCTGTATCAACAGCAGCATCAACCCGTTTATCTACTTCCTGGTGGGGAGCTACAAGAGGCACTTCTCCATGGTCTCTTTGAAGGTTTCCTTCCAGAGGGTCTTTGAGGAGCTGGGAGATAACACAGCATGCAGTGAAGATACTACAATGGACACACTAGCCCCAGTCTGTTAA